Proteins found in one Aquibium microcysteis genomic segment:
- a CDS encoding L,D-transpeptidase codes for MDRRWVLLTLATAPLAFARAEAANKKFVLAEEYMPQLVDVDADVAIGTILIDPAKRFLYLVEATGVARRYGIGVGRAGLAFRGTAEVGRKAKWPSWRPTDNMIRRNPKKYSRYAAGMKGGPGNPLGSRALYLYRDGRDTLYRIHGTTEPWTIGKAVSNGCIRMLNEHVEDLFERVPVGAQVVVLQ; via the coding sequence ATGGACAGACGTTGGGTTCTCCTTACGCTGGCAACCGCGCCCTTGGCTTTTGCTCGCGCGGAGGCTGCGAACAAGAAGTTCGTGCTAGCCGAGGAGTACATGCCGCAGCTTGTCGACGTCGATGCGGACGTCGCTATCGGGACGATACTCATCGACCCGGCAAAGCGGTTTCTGTACCTGGTGGAAGCCACAGGCGTGGCCCGACGCTATGGGATAGGCGTTGGACGGGCGGGTCTCGCCTTCAGGGGGACGGCGGAGGTGGGCCGCAAGGCAAAGTGGCCCAGTTGGCGGCCCACCGACAACATGATCCGGCGAAATCCAAAGAAATACAGCCGTTACGCCGCGGGCATGAAGGGCGGACCCGGCAATCCCTTGGGGTCGCGTGCGCTCTATCTTTACCGCGATGGTCGCGACACGCTTTACCGCATCCACGGTACGACGGAGCCGTGGACGATCGGCAAGGCAGTCTCGAATGGCTGCATTCGAATGTTGAACGAGCATGTGGAGGATCTCTTCGAACGAGTGCCCGTTGGAGCACAGGTGGTGGTTCTGCAATGA
- a CDS encoding peptidylprolyl isomerase produces MYRSPNTRLLTASVLSLLILAVPLQAQESKAVARVGETVITEADLAVATEMYGEQLGSMPEDARRSVLVDALIDMQLAKDAARAADLDDQEGHKRRMAFYEGQTLRTAYMEAEIAKRVDDDAVRKAYEEQAAQMPPVDEFRASHILLSSEADAMAVIEELKSGGDFSALARDRSLDEASKGKGGDLGFNAKGTILPEIEASLVALSPGEIAPAPVQSPFGYHVVRLEEGRTRPAPAFEAMAPQIRQALEARAAQAIMAELRTETNVEKLVPDVRPPQPDDGHDH; encoded by the coding sequence ATGTACAGGTCACCCAATACGCGCCTGCTGACAGCAAGCGTACTCTCGCTGCTGATCCTTGCGGTCCCTCTCCAGGCTCAAGAAAGCAAAGCCGTGGCTCGTGTCGGTGAGACGGTCATAACCGAAGCCGATCTCGCCGTTGCGACGGAGATGTATGGAGAACAACTCGGATCGATGCCCGAAGACGCCAGGCGCTCCGTTCTGGTCGACGCGCTCATCGACATGCAATTGGCCAAGGATGCGGCCCGCGCAGCCGATCTGGACGACCAGGAAGGGCATAAACGCAGGATGGCTTTCTACGAGGGACAGACCCTCCGAACGGCTTACATGGAAGCCGAGATCGCGAAGCGCGTCGACGATGACGCAGTGCGCAAGGCCTATGAGGAACAGGCCGCGCAAATGCCTCCGGTCGACGAGTTCCGCGCGAGCCATATCCTCCTTTCGTCAGAGGCCGATGCGATGGCGGTGATCGAAGAACTCAAGTCCGGGGGCGATTTTTCTGCGCTCGCCCGCGACCGTTCCCTCGACGAGGCCTCGAAGGGCAAGGGCGGGGATCTCGGTTTCAACGCGAAGGGCACAATCCTGCCGGAGATCGAAGCTTCCCTGGTGGCATTGTCGCCAGGCGAAATCGCCCCGGCCCCCGTCCAGAGCCCGTTCGGATACCATGTCGTTCGGCTCGAAGAAGGCAGAACGCGGCCGGCTCCCGCCTTCGAAGCCATGGCACCTCAGATACGCCAGGCACTCGAAGCGCGAGCCGCTCAGGCGATCATGGCCGAGCTTCGAACAGAGACGAATGTCGAGAAACTGGTTCCCGACGTACGGCCACCCCAGCCCGACGACGGACACGATCACTGA
- a CDS encoding DsbA family protein, with amino-acid sequence MKRRSFIAASLVAAATFPLMSGRAASATPEELLKPGPLPEISFGSADAPVTVIEYASLTCPHCRTFHVTAWPAVKEKYVDTGKVRFIMREFPFDPRASGGFMLARCAGPDKWYPVVDLLYRSQDAWARVPDGVAALKSLMGMTGMTGEQVEACLSDQALLEKVTAVTEAGKAYGVDSTPTFFINGEKTAGALTVEQFSSIVDPLIKAGE; translated from the coding sequence ATGAAGCGCCGCAGTTTCATTGCCGCCAGTCTCGTTGCGGCCGCCACCTTCCCGCTCATGAGCGGAAGGGCCGCATCCGCCACGCCAGAGGAACTTCTCAAGCCCGGTCCACTGCCGGAGATATCCTTCGGCTCTGCCGATGCGCCAGTCACGGTCATCGAATACGCGTCGCTCACGTGCCCGCATTGCCGAACCTTTCATGTGACCGCGTGGCCGGCCGTGAAAGAGAAGTATGTGGACACGGGCAAGGTGCGATTCATCATGCGCGAGTTTCCGTTCGATCCGCGGGCATCCGGCGGCTTCATGCTTGCCCGCTGTGCCGGACCCGACAAATGGTATCCGGTCGTTGATCTGCTCTATCGGAGCCAGGATGCGTGGGCTCGGGTTCCGGATGGTGTCGCGGCATTAAAGTCGCTCATGGGCATGACCGGGATGACTGGCGAGCAGGTTGAGGCCTGTCTGAGTGACCAGGCTCTCCTGGAAAAGGTCACTGCGGTGACCGAGGCAGGCAAGGCCTACGGCGTCGACTCAACCCCCACCTTCTTCATCAACGGTGAAAAGACGGCAGGCGCGCTTACCGTCGAACAGTTCAGCTCGATCGTCGATCCGCTGATCAAGGCAGGAGAATAG
- a CDS encoding transglutaminase-like cysteine peptidase produces MALATFWQAITIAVVVTGATALGSGSSSAHPSVMLTGGITSQPIGHYNYCQRFLGECAIRPEIRQPHSASLEFLRTLRDVTVAVNLAIRPVSDSDLYGVDEFWTLPYGAGDCEDYVLQKQRILAAKGISRANLLITVLRKPDGEGHAILTVRTTGGDFVLDNLNDEVKPWDETGYTYLKRQASDHTGRWVTIEDGHGEPLVASIR; encoded by the coding sequence ATGGCATTGGCTACTTTTTGGCAGGCGATCACGATTGCGGTCGTTGTGACAGGCGCCACGGCGCTCGGCTCTGGCTCTTCCTCGGCTCACCCGAGTGTCATGCTGACGGGAGGCATCACCTCCCAACCCATCGGCCACTACAACTATTGCCAGCGATTCCTTGGCGAATGCGCGATCCGGCCCGAGATCAGGCAGCCCCACTCGGCATCACTCGAATTCCTGCGGACGCTCAGGGACGTCACCGTTGCCGTCAATCTTGCCATAAGGCCAGTCAGCGACAGCGACCTCTACGGCGTCGACGAATTCTGGACGCTTCCGTACGGAGCTGGCGACTGTGAAGACTACGTTCTGCAGAAACAGAGAATCCTTGCCGCGAAGGGGATATCGCGTGCGAACCTGTTGATCACGGTCCTCCGCAAGCCCGACGGCGAAGGGCATGCCATCCTCACCGTGCGAACGACCGGCGGTGACTTCGTCTTGGACAATCTCAACGACGAGGTGAAGCCCTGGGACGAGACCGGCTACACCTATCTCAAGCGCCAGGCCTCAGACCACACCGGGCGCTGGGTCACCATCGAGGACGGCCATGGCGAGCCGCTCGTGGCTTCAATTCGCTGA
- a CDS encoding flavin-containing monooxygenase, with protein MIPIGALVIGGGQAGLASAYHLRKSNIDYLVVEASDRIGDSWRKRYRSLTLFTPRQFSSLPRLDLVGNREAYPTRDEFADYLDRYADHFKLNIRLGARVSAMRRIDGGLFEARLADGSVIASRSVIIATGGFQQPFIPVLDRGLGKSVLRLTADTYRDPSQVPPGSVLVVGDGASGRDIAVELAGTHRTLLATGKPRRLFPERIFGKSIWWWLSLSGVLRAGPETRIGRRIRAADAFPDRNRSIESLRRLGVIVVPRLVAASGSTVTFEDGKSMEVATVIWAVGYRDDSSWLDLPGATDATGSFVHSQGVSPVEGLYFVGRPWQRNRASALVMGAGPDAEQIVNRISNSAAAPTDR; from the coding sequence ATGATCCCGATCGGCGCGTTGGTGATCGGTGGGGGCCAGGCTGGCCTGGCTTCCGCCTATCACCTGCGGAAGTCGAATATTGACTATCTGGTGGTCGAGGCTTCGGACCGGATCGGCGATAGCTGGCGAAAGCGCTACCGGTCTCTCACCCTCTTTACTCCGAGGCAGTTTAGCTCCCTGCCGCGACTCGACCTCGTCGGCAATCGCGAAGCCTACCCGACACGGGACGAGTTCGCGGACTACCTCGACCGCTATGCCGACCATTTCAAACTCAATATCCGGCTCGGCGCGAGAGTTTCGGCGATGCGCAGAATCGATGGTGGGCTTTTCGAAGCGCGTCTCGCTGACGGTAGCGTAATCGCCTCGCGCAGTGTGATCATTGCCACCGGCGGCTTTCAGCAACCGTTCATACCCGTCTTGGACCGTGGTCTCGGGAAGAGCGTCCTCCGACTGACCGCAGATACCTATCGGGACCCCTCACAGGTTCCACCGGGTAGCGTGCTCGTCGTCGGCGACGGTGCTAGCGGGCGCGACATCGCAGTGGAACTGGCTGGCACCCACCGGACGCTACTGGCCACAGGAAAACCCCGACGCCTTTTCCCTGAGCGCATCTTCGGCAAGAGTATCTGGTGGTGGCTGAGCTTGTCAGGGGTTTTGCGAGCGGGCCCCGAGACGAGGATAGGGCGACGCATTCGAGCTGCCGACGCCTTTCCGGATCGCAACCGCTCCATCGAAAGCCTGAGGCGGCTGGGCGTTATCGTTGTCCCACGCCTCGTCGCAGCCTCCGGTTCAACGGTCACCTTTGAGGACGGGAAGTCGATGGAGGTTGCCACGGTCATCTGGGCCGTGGGTTATCGCGACGACAGCTCTTGGCTCGATCTGCCTGGGGCGACCGACGCAACCGGCAGCTTCGTTCATAGTCAGGGCGTGTCGCCTGTCGAAGGCCTGTACTTCGTCGGTCGACCTTGGCAACGCAACCGTGCTTCGGCCCTCGTGATGGGAGCCGGGCCTGACGCCGAGCAGATCGTGAACCGGATCTCCAATTCGGCTGCTGCACCGACGGATCGCTAA
- a CDS encoding L,D-transpeptidase has protein sequence MASAAGVLAGCTTAREPLPEQVAAPPQVEASFTSMYRAMPEERFPLPAVDLNKIKPKFYRRLVDDPTGERPGTIVVDTRSFFLYLVRPGGKAMRYGVGLGRAGFEWSGRAQVLWKQAWPKWTPPDEMIARQPELAKWSADNGGMPPGLENPLGARALYIFEDDVDTLYRIHGSPEWWTIGKSVSSGCVRMINQDVIDLFDRVATPTPILVR, from the coding sequence ATGGCATCTGCAGCGGGCGTCCTCGCCGGCTGCACGACGGCGCGCGAACCTTTACCAGAGCAAGTCGCGGCACCGCCGCAGGTGGAAGCGTCATTCACGTCCATGTATCGCGCAATGCCGGAAGAACGGTTTCCGCTACCGGCGGTGGACCTGAACAAGATCAAGCCCAAGTTCTATCGCCGGCTGGTAGACGACCCGACTGGTGAGAGGCCTGGGACGATCGTGGTGGATACACGGTCGTTCTTTCTCTACCTCGTGAGGCCGGGCGGAAAAGCCATGCGCTATGGGGTGGGCCTGGGTCGTGCGGGCTTCGAATGGTCCGGCCGAGCACAGGTTCTCTGGAAACAGGCCTGGCCGAAGTGGACACCTCCAGACGAGATGATCGCGAGGCAGCCAGAACTCGCCAAATGGAGCGCAGACAACGGCGGCATGCCGCCTGGTCTCGAAAACCCGCTGGGCGCACGCGCCCTCTACATCTTCGAGGACGATGTGGACACGCTCTACCGTATCCACGGCTCCCCGGAATGGTGGACCATCGGCAAGTCGGTTTCGAGCGGGTGCGTCCGGATGATCAATCAAGACGTGATCGACCTGTTCGATCGCGTCGCTACGCCCACTCCAATCCTCGTTCGATGA